A region of the Falco peregrinus isolate bFalPer1 chromosome 19, bFalPer1.pri, whole genome shotgun sequence genome:
ACTGCTATGCCCAGGATTGCAAAGCACTTCTGCAAGATGCTTACGACTTATCTACACAGGGAGCTTGAGGATTAGGGAGAGATTGAGGCTTATTGTGATGCGAGTTCGGCTACAGCAGCGCGTACTCTTTCATGTAATGATGTCTCACGACAAATCCCTCCCATCACACGTATGCTTTGCAAGGCACGTTTGTACACAAATGTCCCTAGCGAGGCGGCATATAACACTCCCAGCATCATTATCTTTACGATGAAGATTGTGTGGTTGACCTCATGATTATGTGGGGTTTCAACCACCAACCCCCGTGACCACTGCCCCGGGCAGCCTGGGACGTGTATAAAAGAGCTGAGGGCTTCACAGCCCTCTATCCACTCGGCTTTGCTTGACTCTCCTGATCAACAGGGTAAGTCCAGCTCCTGGAAGCCCCTTGGggatctctccctgcctccctccctccctcgaTACAGCCCCTTCCCCGCACCTGTGCCTAATCCCTGGTGTCTTTGCCAGGACTCCTTGCCTGCCTGAAAGATGTCCTGCACCAGCCTGTGCAACACCTCCTGTGGGGtggccgccccggccccgctggctGACACCTGCAACGAGCCCTGCGTGCGGCAGTGCCCTGACTCCACGGTGGTGATCCAGCCGCCACCTGCGGTGATCACCTTCCCCGGgcccatcctcagctccttcccgcaGCAGAGTGTTGTTGGCTCAGCGGGAGCTCCCGGTGTTGGCGGAGGCTACGGCGGCACTTTTGGAGGCCGTGGTGGTTTTGGAGGCTATGGAGGCTATGGGGCCTACGGGGGCTATGGGGGCTATGGGGGCTATGGAGGCCTTTGGGGCTACGGGGGCTATGGAGGCTATGGGAGCTGTGGGGGCTATGGAGGTTATGGGGGCTATGGAGGATTTGGCGGTTGTGGATATGGGAGCTGGGGCCGAGGCCACAGGTACCTCAATGGCAACTGTGGACCCTGCTAAGCTCCACAACACTTGACCCGGCCACAGAGGAAGACGAGGACCTGAAAAGACCATGGCACATCCCAACACAACACCTGAAGGAAGGACATTGCTTTGGCACAGCTGGGCCCCAGAGCTTGGATGCCTCGTGCATGTGTGGGGCCCACTCTGCCTTTCTTGCTGCCCTGCTTGAGCATCCCTTCAAGACTTGCTGCTCTTGGACAACGCAGCATCATGCTGGGTGCCTGCTCCTGTGGCACGGCTGATGCTCGTTGCTGCTCTGCCCACTGCCAGGAGACAGGGGAAAGCCCCCACCAGTGCTTTGCTCTTGTCCCaactccctcctcccctggaACTGCAATAAAATCTCTGTTGCATCGCAGTGTTGTCCCATGGTTGTTTTCTTCAACCTTCCTCTGTAGGCAAcgctcccagcagcagccttggcTCCCCGGGCTGTCCTAGCCAGCTGCCACCCAGGGCCTCTGCAGGGTGACCTGCGGGAGCTGCCTCGCTTCCTCCTGCCGGCCCTTGGCAGCATGTCCCTCTGCCAGATGGTCACCTGCAGCCGGGGCCGTACGTGTCTTGTTCAACAACAgcttctccctctctgccctccctctcttctccacaCTTTGGGCTCCTGtactctgcagcactgcaaacctccaccacctccttttcttatttttccttcatcttccaCTGCTGGTTGGACCCATGTTGGCCTCACCTTGCCACCACTGGTGGAGTAGAAGCTCTTCTCGGGATTCCCTGTGTCACCCACCTGCTACCTGTGGACACGCTGTGCCCAGGAATGACAGCAGAgcttcccaccaccccctgTTGTGCTACAAATTTGCTGGCCCATCCCTGCTCTTCCTCACACATGAGCCCACAAAGCAGCCCACGCTGCCACAGCCCGCCAAAGCCCCCAGCCTCAGCCGCTGTAAACGGGGTCACCAAACCCCACTCCCAGCACTGTTCCCTCAGCAGACACACAGGGGACACCTCCTCAGCCAGGAATGGGCAGATGGCTGAGACTCAGTGCAGGCTGACCTTGCCACATGGGAGGATGTGCACGTGCAGACAAATCCTCAAAGGCAAGATGAGATGTGCGAGCTTCTCTCCAGGCAGTGAGAAAAAAGAAtgcctgggaaaaaagaaaaaaaatgccattttgctGCCTTCTTTCCCATCCCCTGTGTTGACAATTGCGGATGACACATCTTTCTTGGAGGTCAGCATCAGGGACCCAAGAGGTGTCCCACTGCCCTCCACAATGGCTGTGGCCAGAACCGTCTCTGCCCAAGAGCACCTTGCAGTGCAGGGATCACACCATGAGGAGACAGCTGGGGCAGAGAGGGACctcaggaaggcaggcagcccaACCTCCTCCACAAAGAGCTTTATGCTTCACGTGACTGCATGCTCGCGGCCTCTTCATGGCTCTGAGGAGAAACTTGGGAAAAGTTGCTGTGTGTGTCTTCCCTCATGCCAGTGCCCTCACCTCTAGCTGGGCACAGGCGCATGGTCAGCATCGGGCAGCAGCCCCGTCCATGCAGTGTTTGTGCCTCCACTTCCCTGGACCTCCAGAGGTGACCAACAACAAGCCAATGAAAGGAGGTAAGGCCTGGCGTGCTGGTTTTGCAGAGCATTGGGAAGAGCTTCTGCCAGTCACCTGTGGCACTTGCACGTATTCAAAGGGAGCTCTGGGAACGTGCTGTGCTTACGGCCGgtgggagagcagaggaagcTCAGTGCAATGTGCTGCACAAGACCCAGGTGGGACTGTCATCCTCAGCTGTAGCACCCGGAGCAAACTGCCCAAACGGTCCAGGGCATTACCGTGGGAGATTCAAGCAGCCCACGTGCCACGAGGTCTGGGGGAAGTGGGAAGGCGGAAGGAAGggtgaagaaaaagcatcatGGGTCGACATTGTGATGCAACAGAGCTTTTATTGCAGTtccaggggaggagggagctgggacaAGAGCAGAGTCCTGGCCAGGGCCTTCCCCTGTCTCCTGGCAGTGGGCAGAGCAACAACGAGCGTCAGCCGTGCCCCAGGAGCAGGCACCCAGCGCGGGTCACTGTCATCAGGGTGCAACAAGACGTGAAGGGATGCTCAAGCAGGGCAGCAAGAAAGGCAGAGTAAGGCCACAAGCACGCACAAGGCGTCCAAGCTCTGGGGCCCAGCTGTGCCAAAGCAATGTCCTTCCTTCCAGCGTTGTGTTGGGATGTGCCACGGCCTTTTCAGGTCCTCGTCTACTTCTGTGGCAGGATCAAGTGTTGTGGAGCTTAGCAGGGTCCACAGCTGCCCCTGAGGTATCCGCAGCCTCGGCCCCAACCACCGTATCCATAGCCCCCATAGCCCCCATAGCCCCCATAGCCCCCATAGCCCCCATAGCCTCCAAAACCACCACGGCCTCCAAAAGTGCCGCCGTAGCCTCCGCCAACACCGGGAGCACCCGCTGAGCCAACAACACTGTGCtgcgggaaggagctgaggatgggtcCAGGGTATGTGATCACCGCAGGTGGCGGCTGGATCACCACCGTGGAGTCAGGGCACTGCCGCACGCAGGGCTCGTTGCAGGTGTCagccagcggggccggggcggccaCCCCACAGGAGGTGTTGCACAGGCTGGTGCAGGACATCTTTCAGGCAGGCAAGGAGTCCTGGCAAAGACACCAGGGATTAGGCACAGGTGCGGGGAAGGGGCTGTAtcgagggagggagggaggcagggagagatccCCAAGGGGCTTCCAGGAGCTGGACTTACCCTGTTGATCAGGAGAGTCAAGCAAAGCCGAGTGGATAGAGGGCTGTGAAGCCCTCAGCTCTTTTATACACGTCCCAGGCTGCCCGGGGCATTGGCCACGGGGGTTGGTGGTTGAAACCCCACGTAATCGTGAGACGTAGCACACAGCTTCATGACACAGAAAGTGATGCGAGAGAATTATATGCCGCCTCACTGGGGGCACTGGCATGCAAGCGTGCCCTGGAGAGGACAGGGGTGATGGGAGGGACAGACGATGACACGCCATTACATGAAAGACACGGCACGGCTGTTGTAGCTGAACCGGCGGCACCAATAAACCCCGATCTATCCCTAATCCCCCGCATTGCTTACGTGGCAATGTGCTGAACCTTGCAGAATATTGCTGTGTCCAACGCTAGcacaccaggctgctgctcctgcagacaacgcgctcagcagcagcccagccaggcaCCCATGGCCACGAGTCCCCAGTGTGCCTGGGCCTGTGGGGAACTTTGCCACGTGCAGCCTGGCTCTCAGTGGCTGCTCGGCCCAAATCTCCTGGCCCAGCCCCCAACACCCAGCTGAGCAATCGAGTCCCTCCAGAGAGGCCTTGAGGAGGACCACGCTTACAAAGACATGGCCAAGGAAGCTGAGAGTGTCCtggtcccctcctgccctgcacctcCCCTGTG
Encoded here:
- the LOC129782829 gene encoding claw keratin-like, coding for MSCTSLCNTSCGVAAPAPLADTCNEPCVRQCPDSTVVIQPPPAVITFPGPILSSFPQQSVVGSAGAPGVGGGYGGTFGGRGGFGGYGGYGAYGGYGGYGGYGGLWGYGGYGGYGSCGGYGGYGGYGGFGGCGYGSWGRGHRYLNGNCGPC
- the LOC129782838 gene encoding claw keratin-like encodes the protein MSCTSLCNTSCGVAAPAPLADTCNEPCVRQCPDSTVVIQPPPAVITYPGPILSSFPQHSVVGSAGAPGVGGGYGGTFGGRGGFGGYGGYGGYGGYGGYGGYGYGGWGRGCGYLRGSCGPC